The Panicum hallii strain FIL2 chromosome 9, PHallii_v3.1, whole genome shotgun sequence genome has a window encoding:
- the LOC112874292 gene encoding kinesin-like protein KIN-UA isoform X6, producing the protein MAYGQTGTGKTYTVGQLGKDDPSERGIMVRALEHILSSMSFETDRVAISYLQLYLESVQDLLAPEKTNIPIVEDAKTGDVSLPGAAVVEIKDLEHVFHLLQIGEANRHAANTKMNTESSRSHAILIIHLQRSSRIKEENSSLSNDTHNIFPDDLPLVLKSKLLIVDLAGSERIDKSGSEGHMIEEAKFINLSLTSLGKCINALAENSPHIPTRDSKLTRILRDSFGGTSRTSLVVTIGPSSRHYSETSSTIMFGQRAMKVVNTIKLKEEADYEILYKKMEREVDQLTSEMERQQKLIKSEKMQLDKKFKESERSFHDLRMTSNIRIENLEKEKCQLESTVKTLMRDLEEEKGQKNLLSEQIAELEKLLNKNKQQQQLENLSRTKILTDTTKEHEKEMEELLRQLQEERHCSSSLKDRMSVLQQELCDAQSSAQLQESMARELEKKLTKVTEELTSQVQSLKEKISGLISEKEVIYEELKSTQEKVQQEMWQRQGLEDQIRRLERSTSDNYAEESKTSYGMVRSGSGLGNAAFVSKSGKIREALSGQRGTISKIFEEVGLPNVLALLKSEDLDVQIHAVKVVANLAAEDINQERIVEEGGLDALLSVLETSENTTIHRVTAGAVANLAMNGSNQGVIMNKGGARLLANVSSKTEDPQTLRMVAGAIANLCGNEKLHLMLKQDGGIKALLGMVRSGHADVIAQIARGIANFAKCESRVISQGHRKGRSLLIEDGVLTWMVANSTRFSASTRRHIELAFCHLAQNEDNTCDIIASGGIKELLRISRESPRDDTRNLAKKALDSNPAFLREIQ; encoded by the exons ATGGCCTATGGTCAAACAGGTACTGGCAAAACATACACAGTTGGTCAACTTGGAAAAGATGACCCTTCTGAACGTGGTATAATGGTCAGAGCATTGGAGCACATACTTTCTAGTATGTCTTTTGAGACAGATCGCGTTGCAATATCATATCTACAG CTGTACTTAGAATCTGTTCAAGATTTACTGGCTCCAGAGAAGACTAATATTCCAATTGTAGAGGATGCAAAAACCGGTGACGTTTCCTTGCCAGGCGCTGCAGTAGTTGAAATTAAAGACCTTGAACATGTTTTCCATCTTCTACAAATTGGTGAGGCAAATCGCCATGCTGCCAATACTAAGATGAATACAGAGTCATCTCGTAGCCATGCAATTCTAATT ATTCATTTGCAAAGGAGTTCAAGAATAAAAGAGGAAAATAGCTCTTTATCTAATGATACACATAACATtttccctgatgatttgccactTGTTCTCAAAAGTAAACTCTTGATTGTCGACCTTGCTGGATCAGAACGAATTGATAAATCAG GAAGTGAAGGTCACATGATTGAGGAAGCCAAGTTCATCAATCTCTCATTAACTTCCTTAGGAAAGTGCATTAATGCACTAGCAGAAAACAGTCCGCATATACCGACAAGAGATTCAAAGCTTACAAGGATACTCCGTGATTCATTTGGAG GGACCTCTAGGACTTCTCTTGTTGTGACAATAGGTCCATCTTCTAGGCATTACTCAGAAACTTCAAGCACGATTATGTTTGGGCAGAGG GCAATGAAAGTAGTGAATACAATAAAGTTGAAGGAAGAGGCCGATTACGAAATTCTTTACAAGAAGATGGAGCGTGAGGTTGACCAACTCACATCAGAGATGGAGAGACAACAAAAGCTCATAAAAAGTGAGAAGATGCAGTTGGATAAAAAGTTCAAAGAATCTGAGAGGTCCTTCCATGATTTAAGAATGACCTCCAACATACGAATCGAG AATCTGGAGAAGGAAAAGTGTCAATTGGAATCTACAGTCAAAACTTTGATGCGGGACTTAGAGGAAGAGAAAGGTCAAAAGAATCTGTTATCTGAACAGATCGCTGAGCTTGAAAAATTGCTCAACAAAAACAAG cagcagcaacagcttgAGAACCTCTCACGAACGAAAATTCTTACTGATACAACCAAAGAGCATGAGAAGGAAATGGAGGAATTGCTGAGGCAACTTCAGGAAGAAAGGCATTGTTCGTCAAGCTTGAAAGACCGTATGAGCGTGCTACAACAGGAACTGTGTGATGCTCAGAGTTCTGCCCAG TTGCAGGAAAGCATGGCCCGTGAATTGGAAAAGAAATTAACCAAAGTGACTGAAGAACTTACAAGTCAAGTACAATCATTAAAAGAAAAAATCAGCGGACTCATTTCAGAGAAG GAAGTGATATATGAAGAGCTGAAGTCTACTCAAGAAAAGGTGCAGCAGGAAATGTGGCAGAGGCAGGGCCTTGAAGATCAAATCCGAAGGTTGGAACGGTCCACATCTGATAATTATGCTGAAGAG TCTAAAACATCATATGGTATGGTTAGATCTGGATCTGGATTAGGCAATGCAGCTTTTGTGTCCAAATCAGGAAAAATAAGAGAGGCTCTATCTGGTCAGAGGGGTACCATATCAAAGATATTTGAAGAAG TTGGTCTTCCAAACGTGCTTGCTCTGTTGAAGTCTGAGGATCTAGATGTGCAGATCCATGCTGTCAAGGTGGTTGCTAATCTTGCTGCTGAAG ATATCAATCAGGAAAGAATTGTTGAGGAAGGAGGACTCGATGCTCTTCTATCCGTTCTAGAAACATCGGAAAACACCACTATTCATCGAGTCACAGCTGGAGCTGTTGCTAACTTGGCAATGAATG GATCAAACCAGGGAGTGATTATGAACAAAGGTGGAGCTCGATTATTAgcaaatgtttcttccaaaacTGAGGATCCTCAAACTTTGCGGATGGTGGCTGGTGCGATTGCCAATTTATGTGGGAATG AAAAGTTGCACTTGATGTTGAAACAAGATGGTGGAATAAAAGCACTACTAGGAATGGTTCGCAGTGGACATGCTGATGTCATAGCCCAGATAGCACGAGGAATAGCAAACTTTGCAAAATGTGAATCACGGGTGATAAGCCAAG GTCACAGGAAAGGAAGGTCCCTTCTCATTGAAGACGGTGTTCTTACTTGGATGGTGGCCAATTCAACTAGATTTTCTGCTTCAACAAGAAGACACATTGAGCTTGCCTTTTGCCATCTAGCTCAGAACG AAGACAACACATGTGATATCATTGCTTCTGGGGGAATCAAGGAGCTGCTTCGCATATCAAGAGAGTCCCCGAGAGACGATACACGTAATTTAGCTAAGAAGGCTTTAGATTCAAATCCAGCATTTCTAAGAGAGATCCAATGA
- the LOC112874292 gene encoding kinesin-like protein KIN-UA isoform X2 has product MATGGGWAPARSVERHGAPPPRGGGGGGTRSKSVAPGPRRPSPSPARSRPAPDNGGSSDSCRVRVSVRLRPKNSEDLAHGSDFDSCVELQPESKRLKLKKNNWSCESYKFDEVFSENASQKRVYEVVAKPVVESVLEGYNGTVMAYGQTGTGKTYTVGQLGKDDPSERGIMVRALEHILSSMSFETDRVAISYLQLYLESVQDLLAPEKTNIPIVEDAKTGDVSLPGAAVVEIKDLEHVFHLLQIGEANRHAANTKMNTESSRSHAILIIHLQRSSRIKEENSSLSNDTHNIFPDDLPLVLKSKLLIVDLAGSERIDKSGSEGHMIEEAKFINLSLTSLGKCINALAENSPHIPTRDSKLTRILRDSFGGTSRTSLVVTIGPSSRHYSETSSTIMFGQRAMKVVNTIKLKEEADYEILYKKMEREVDQLTSEMERQQKLIKSEKMQLDKKFKESERSFHDLRMTSNIRIENLEKEKCQLESTVKTLMRDLEEEKGQKNLLSEQIAELEKLLNKNKQQQLENLSRTKILTDTTKEHEKEMEELLRQLQEERHCSSSLKDRMSVLQQELCDAQSSAQLQESMARELEKKLTKVTEELTSQVQSLKEKISGLISEKEVIYEELKSTQEKVQQEMWQRQGLEDQIRRLERSTSDNYAEESKTSYGMVRSGSGLGNAAFVSKSGKIREALSGQRGTISKIFEEVGLPNVLALLKSEDLDVQIHAVKVVANLAAEDINQERIVEEGGLDALLSVLETSENTTIHRVTAGAVANLAMNGSNQGVIMNKGGARLLANVSSKTEDPQTLRMVAGAIANLCGNEKLHLMLKQDGGIKALLGMVRSGHADVIAQIARGIANFAKCESRVISQGHRKGRSLLIEDGVLTWMVANSTRFSASTRRHIELAFCHLAQNEDNTCDIIASGGIKELLRISRESPRDDTRNLAKKALDSNPAFLREIQ; this is encoded by the exons atggcgacgggcggcgggtGGGCGCCGGCACGGTCCGTCGAAAGGCATggcgcgcccccgccccgcggcggcggcggcggcggcacgaggTCCAAGTCGGTCGCGCCGGGTCCACGACGCCCCTCCCCGTCCCCCGCGAGGTCACGGCCCGCCCCCGACAACGGCGGCAGCTCAG ATTCGTGCAGAGTGAGAGTTTCTGTAAGGCTCCGGCCGAAGAATTCAGAGGATTTAGCTCATGGCTCTGACTTTGATAGTTGTGTTGAATTGCAGCCTGAG TCCAAGAGGCTGAAACTGAAGAAAAATAACTGGAGTTGTGAATCCTACAAATTCGATGAGGTCTTCAGTGAAAATGCTTCACAGAAACGTGTGTATGAGGTCGTTGCAAAGCCAGTGGTTGAG AGTGTATTAGAAGGCTATAATGGGACGGTAATGGCCTATGGTCAAACAGGTACTGGCAAAACATACACAGTTGGTCAACTTGGAAAAGATGACCCTTCTGAACGTGGTATAATGGTCAGAGCATTGGAGCACATACTTTCTAGTATGTCTTTTGAGACAGATCGCGTTGCAATATCATATCTACAG CTGTACTTAGAATCTGTTCAAGATTTACTGGCTCCAGAGAAGACTAATATTCCAATTGTAGAGGATGCAAAAACCGGTGACGTTTCCTTGCCAGGCGCTGCAGTAGTTGAAATTAAAGACCTTGAACATGTTTTCCATCTTCTACAAATTGGTGAGGCAAATCGCCATGCTGCCAATACTAAGATGAATACAGAGTCATCTCGTAGCCATGCAATTCTAATT ATTCATTTGCAAAGGAGTTCAAGAATAAAAGAGGAAAATAGCTCTTTATCTAATGATACACATAACATtttccctgatgatttgccactTGTTCTCAAAAGTAAACTCTTGATTGTCGACCTTGCTGGATCAGAACGAATTGATAAATCAG GAAGTGAAGGTCACATGATTGAGGAAGCCAAGTTCATCAATCTCTCATTAACTTCCTTAGGAAAGTGCATTAATGCACTAGCAGAAAACAGTCCGCATATACCGACAAGAGATTCAAAGCTTACAAGGATACTCCGTGATTCATTTGGAG GGACCTCTAGGACTTCTCTTGTTGTGACAATAGGTCCATCTTCTAGGCATTACTCAGAAACTTCAAGCACGATTATGTTTGGGCAGAGG GCAATGAAAGTAGTGAATACAATAAAGTTGAAGGAAGAGGCCGATTACGAAATTCTTTACAAGAAGATGGAGCGTGAGGTTGACCAACTCACATCAGAGATGGAGAGACAACAAAAGCTCATAAAAAGTGAGAAGATGCAGTTGGATAAAAAGTTCAAAGAATCTGAGAGGTCCTTCCATGATTTAAGAATGACCTCCAACATACGAATCGAG AATCTGGAGAAGGAAAAGTGTCAATTGGAATCTACAGTCAAAACTTTGATGCGGGACTTAGAGGAAGAGAAAGGTCAAAAGAATCTGTTATCTGAACAGATCGCTGAGCTTGAAAAATTGCTCAACAAAAACAAG cagcaacagcttgAGAACCTCTCACGAACGAAAATTCTTACTGATACAACCAAAGAGCATGAGAAGGAAATGGAGGAATTGCTGAGGCAACTTCAGGAAGAAAGGCATTGTTCGTCAAGCTTGAAAGACCGTATGAGCGTGCTACAACAGGAACTGTGTGATGCTCAGAGTTCTGCCCAG TTGCAGGAAAGCATGGCCCGTGAATTGGAAAAGAAATTAACCAAAGTGACTGAAGAACTTACAAGTCAAGTACAATCATTAAAAGAAAAAATCAGCGGACTCATTTCAGAGAAG GAAGTGATATATGAAGAGCTGAAGTCTACTCAAGAAAAGGTGCAGCAGGAAATGTGGCAGAGGCAGGGCCTTGAAGATCAAATCCGAAGGTTGGAACGGTCCACATCTGATAATTATGCTGAAGAG TCTAAAACATCATATGGTATGGTTAGATCTGGATCTGGATTAGGCAATGCAGCTTTTGTGTCCAAATCAGGAAAAATAAGAGAGGCTCTATCTGGTCAGAGGGGTACCATATCAAAGATATTTGAAGAAG TTGGTCTTCCAAACGTGCTTGCTCTGTTGAAGTCTGAGGATCTAGATGTGCAGATCCATGCTGTCAAGGTGGTTGCTAATCTTGCTGCTGAAG ATATCAATCAGGAAAGAATTGTTGAGGAAGGAGGACTCGATGCTCTTCTATCCGTTCTAGAAACATCGGAAAACACCACTATTCATCGAGTCACAGCTGGAGCTGTTGCTAACTTGGCAATGAATG GATCAAACCAGGGAGTGATTATGAACAAAGGTGGAGCTCGATTATTAgcaaatgtttcttccaaaacTGAGGATCCTCAAACTTTGCGGATGGTGGCTGGTGCGATTGCCAATTTATGTGGGAATG AAAAGTTGCACTTGATGTTGAAACAAGATGGTGGAATAAAAGCACTACTAGGAATGGTTCGCAGTGGACATGCTGATGTCATAGCCCAGATAGCACGAGGAATAGCAAACTTTGCAAAATGTGAATCACGGGTGATAAGCCAAG GTCACAGGAAAGGAAGGTCCCTTCTCATTGAAGACGGTGTTCTTACTTGGATGGTGGCCAATTCAACTAGATTTTCTGCTTCAACAAGAAGACACATTGAGCTTGCCTTTTGCCATCTAGCTCAGAACG AAGACAACACATGTGATATCATTGCTTCTGGGGGAATCAAGGAGCTGCTTCGCATATCAAGAGAGTCCCCGAGAGACGATACACGTAATTTAGCTAAGAAGGCTTTAGATTCAAATCCAGCATTTCTAAGAGAGATCCAATGA
- the LOC112874292 gene encoding kinesin-like protein KIN-UA isoform X4 — MATGGGWAPARSVERHGAPPPRGGGGGGTRSKSVAPGPRRPSPSPARSRPAPDNGGSSDSCRVRVSVRLRPKNSEDLAHGSDFDSCVELQPESKRLKLKKNNWSCESYKFDEVFSENASQKRVYEVVAKPVVESVLEGYNGTVMAYGQTGTGKTYTVGQLGKDDPSERGIMVRALEHILSSMSFETDRVAISYLQLYLESVQDLLAPEKTNIPIVEDAKTGDVSLPGAAVVEIKDLEHVFHLLQIGEANRHAANTKMNTESSRSHAILIIHLQRSSRIKEENSSLSNDTHNIFPDDLPLVLKSKLLIVDLAGSERIDKSGSEGHMIEEAKFINLSLTSLGKCINALAENSPHIPTRDSKLTRILRDSFGGTSRTSLVVTIGPSSRHYSETSSTIMFGQRAMKVVNTIKLKEEADYEILYKKMEREVDQLTSEMERQQKLIKSEKMQLDKKFKESERSFHDLRMTSNIRIENLEKEKCQLESTVKTLMRDLEEEKGQKNLLSEQIAELEKLLNKNKQQQLENLSRTKILTDTTKEHEKEMEELLRQLQEERHCSSSLKDRMSVLQQELCDAQSSAQESMARELEKKLTKVTEELTSQVQSLKEKISGLISEKEVIYEELKSTQEKVQQEMWQRQGLEDQIRRLERSTSDNYAEESKTSYGMVRSGSGLGNAAFVSKSGKIREALSGQRGTISKIFEEVGLPNVLALLKSEDLDVQIHAVKVVANLAAEDINQERIVEEGGLDALLSVLETSENTTIHRVTAGAVANLAMNGSNQGVIMNKGGARLLANVSSKTEDPQTLRMVAGAIANLCGNEKLHLMLKQDGGIKALLGMVRSGHADVIAQIARGIANFAKCESRVISQGHRKGRSLLIEDGVLTWMVANSTRFSASTRRHIELAFCHLAQNEDNTCDIIASGGIKELLRISRESPRDDTRNLAKKALDSNPAFLREIQ, encoded by the exons atggcgacgggcggcgggtGGGCGCCGGCACGGTCCGTCGAAAGGCATggcgcgcccccgccccgcggcggcggcggcggcggcacgaggTCCAAGTCGGTCGCGCCGGGTCCACGACGCCCCTCCCCGTCCCCCGCGAGGTCACGGCCCGCCCCCGACAACGGCGGCAGCTCAG ATTCGTGCAGAGTGAGAGTTTCTGTAAGGCTCCGGCCGAAGAATTCAGAGGATTTAGCTCATGGCTCTGACTTTGATAGTTGTGTTGAATTGCAGCCTGAG TCCAAGAGGCTGAAACTGAAGAAAAATAACTGGAGTTGTGAATCCTACAAATTCGATGAGGTCTTCAGTGAAAATGCTTCACAGAAACGTGTGTATGAGGTCGTTGCAAAGCCAGTGGTTGAG AGTGTATTAGAAGGCTATAATGGGACGGTAATGGCCTATGGTCAAACAGGTACTGGCAAAACATACACAGTTGGTCAACTTGGAAAAGATGACCCTTCTGAACGTGGTATAATGGTCAGAGCATTGGAGCACATACTTTCTAGTATGTCTTTTGAGACAGATCGCGTTGCAATATCATATCTACAG CTGTACTTAGAATCTGTTCAAGATTTACTGGCTCCAGAGAAGACTAATATTCCAATTGTAGAGGATGCAAAAACCGGTGACGTTTCCTTGCCAGGCGCTGCAGTAGTTGAAATTAAAGACCTTGAACATGTTTTCCATCTTCTACAAATTGGTGAGGCAAATCGCCATGCTGCCAATACTAAGATGAATACAGAGTCATCTCGTAGCCATGCAATTCTAATT ATTCATTTGCAAAGGAGTTCAAGAATAAAAGAGGAAAATAGCTCTTTATCTAATGATACACATAACATtttccctgatgatttgccactTGTTCTCAAAAGTAAACTCTTGATTGTCGACCTTGCTGGATCAGAACGAATTGATAAATCAG GAAGTGAAGGTCACATGATTGAGGAAGCCAAGTTCATCAATCTCTCATTAACTTCCTTAGGAAAGTGCATTAATGCACTAGCAGAAAACAGTCCGCATATACCGACAAGAGATTCAAAGCTTACAAGGATACTCCGTGATTCATTTGGAG GGACCTCTAGGACTTCTCTTGTTGTGACAATAGGTCCATCTTCTAGGCATTACTCAGAAACTTCAAGCACGATTATGTTTGGGCAGAGG GCAATGAAAGTAGTGAATACAATAAAGTTGAAGGAAGAGGCCGATTACGAAATTCTTTACAAGAAGATGGAGCGTGAGGTTGACCAACTCACATCAGAGATGGAGAGACAACAAAAGCTCATAAAAAGTGAGAAGATGCAGTTGGATAAAAAGTTCAAAGAATCTGAGAGGTCCTTCCATGATTTAAGAATGACCTCCAACATACGAATCGAG AATCTGGAGAAGGAAAAGTGTCAATTGGAATCTACAGTCAAAACTTTGATGCGGGACTTAGAGGAAGAGAAAGGTCAAAAGAATCTGTTATCTGAACAGATCGCTGAGCTTGAAAAATTGCTCAACAAAAACAAG cagcaacagcttgAGAACCTCTCACGAACGAAAATTCTTACTGATACAACCAAAGAGCATGAGAAGGAAATGGAGGAATTGCTGAGGCAACTTCAGGAAGAAAGGCATTGTTCGTCAAGCTTGAAAGACCGTATGAGCGTGCTACAACAGGAACTGTGTGATGCTCAGAGTTCTGCCCAG GAAAGCATGGCCCGTGAATTGGAAAAGAAATTAACCAAAGTGACTGAAGAACTTACAAGTCAAGTACAATCATTAAAAGAAAAAATCAGCGGACTCATTTCAGAGAAG GAAGTGATATATGAAGAGCTGAAGTCTACTCAAGAAAAGGTGCAGCAGGAAATGTGGCAGAGGCAGGGCCTTGAAGATCAAATCCGAAGGTTGGAACGGTCCACATCTGATAATTATGCTGAAGAG TCTAAAACATCATATGGTATGGTTAGATCTGGATCTGGATTAGGCAATGCAGCTTTTGTGTCCAAATCAGGAAAAATAAGAGAGGCTCTATCTGGTCAGAGGGGTACCATATCAAAGATATTTGAAGAAG TTGGTCTTCCAAACGTGCTTGCTCTGTTGAAGTCTGAGGATCTAGATGTGCAGATCCATGCTGTCAAGGTGGTTGCTAATCTTGCTGCTGAAG ATATCAATCAGGAAAGAATTGTTGAGGAAGGAGGACTCGATGCTCTTCTATCCGTTCTAGAAACATCGGAAAACACCACTATTCATCGAGTCACAGCTGGAGCTGTTGCTAACTTGGCAATGAATG GATCAAACCAGGGAGTGATTATGAACAAAGGTGGAGCTCGATTATTAgcaaatgtttcttccaaaacTGAGGATCCTCAAACTTTGCGGATGGTGGCTGGTGCGATTGCCAATTTATGTGGGAATG AAAAGTTGCACTTGATGTTGAAACAAGATGGTGGAATAAAAGCACTACTAGGAATGGTTCGCAGTGGACATGCTGATGTCATAGCCCAGATAGCACGAGGAATAGCAAACTTTGCAAAATGTGAATCACGGGTGATAAGCCAAG GTCACAGGAAAGGAAGGTCCCTTCTCATTGAAGACGGTGTTCTTACTTGGATGGTGGCCAATTCAACTAGATTTTCTGCTTCAACAAGAAGACACATTGAGCTTGCCTTTTGCCATCTAGCTCAGAACG AAGACAACACATGTGATATCATTGCTTCTGGGGGAATCAAGGAGCTGCTTCGCATATCAAGAGAGTCCCCGAGAGACGATACACGTAATTTAGCTAAGAAGGCTTTAGATTCAAATCCAGCATTTCTAAGAGAGATCCAATGA
- the LOC112874292 gene encoding kinesin-like protein KIN-UA isoform X5, translating into MATGGGWAPARSVERHGAPPPRGGGGGGTRSKSVAPGPRRPSPSPARSRPAPDNGGSSDSCRVRVSPESKRLKLKKNNWSCESYKFDEVFSENASQKRVYEVVAKPVVESVLEGYNGTVMAYGQTGTGKTYTVGQLGKDDPSERGIMVRALEHILSSMSFETDRVAISYLQLYLESVQDLLAPEKTNIPIVEDAKTGDVSLPGAAVVEIKDLEHVFHLLQIGEANRHAANTKMNTESSRSHAILIIHLQRSSRIKEENSSLSNDTHNIFPDDLPLVLKSKLLIVDLAGSERIDKSGSEGHMIEEAKFINLSLTSLGKCINALAENSPHIPTRDSKLTRILRDSFGGTSRTSLVVTIGPSSRHYSETSSTIMFGQRAMKVVNTIKLKEEADYEILYKKMEREVDQLTSEMERQQKLIKSEKMQLDKKFKESERSFHDLRMTSNIRIENLEKEKCQLESTVKTLMRDLEEEKGQKNLLSEQIAELEKLLNKNKQQQQLENLSRTKILTDTTKEHEKEMEELLRQLQEERHCSSSLKDRMSVLQQELCDAQSSAQLQESMARELEKKLTKVTEELTSQVQSLKEKISGLISEKEVIYEELKSTQEKVQQEMWQRQGLEDQIRRLERSTSDNYAEESKTSYGMVRSGSGLGNAAFVSKSGKIREALSGQRGTISKIFEEVGLPNVLALLKSEDLDVQIHAVKVVANLAAEDINQERIVEEGGLDALLSVLETSENTTIHRVTAGAVANLAMNGSNQGVIMNKGGARLLANVSSKTEDPQTLRMVAGAIANLCGNEKLHLMLKQDGGIKALLGMVRSGHADVIAQIARGIANFAKCESRVISQGHRKGRSLLIEDGVLTWMVANSTRFSASTRRHIELAFCHLAQNEDNTCDIIASGGIKELLRISRESPRDDTRNLAKKALDSNPAFLREIQ; encoded by the exons atggcgacgggcggcgggtGGGCGCCGGCACGGTCCGTCGAAAGGCATggcgcgcccccgccccgcggcggcggcggcggcggcacgaggTCCAAGTCGGTCGCGCCGGGTCCACGACGCCCCTCCCCGTCCCCCGCGAGGTCACGGCCCGCCCCCGACAACGGCGGCAGCTCAG ATTCGTGCAGAGTGAGAGTTTCT CCTGAG TCCAAGAGGCTGAAACTGAAGAAAAATAACTGGAGTTGTGAATCCTACAAATTCGATGAGGTCTTCAGTGAAAATGCTTCACAGAAACGTGTGTATGAGGTCGTTGCAAAGCCAGTGGTTGAG AGTGTATTAGAAGGCTATAATGGGACGGTAATGGCCTATGGTCAAACAGGTACTGGCAAAACATACACAGTTGGTCAACTTGGAAAAGATGACCCTTCTGAACGTGGTATAATGGTCAGAGCATTGGAGCACATACTTTCTAGTATGTCTTTTGAGACAGATCGCGTTGCAATATCATATCTACAG CTGTACTTAGAATCTGTTCAAGATTTACTGGCTCCAGAGAAGACTAATATTCCAATTGTAGAGGATGCAAAAACCGGTGACGTTTCCTTGCCAGGCGCTGCAGTAGTTGAAATTAAAGACCTTGAACATGTTTTCCATCTTCTACAAATTGGTGAGGCAAATCGCCATGCTGCCAATACTAAGATGAATACAGAGTCATCTCGTAGCCATGCAATTCTAATT ATTCATTTGCAAAGGAGTTCAAGAATAAAAGAGGAAAATAGCTCTTTATCTAATGATACACATAACATtttccctgatgatttgccactTGTTCTCAAAAGTAAACTCTTGATTGTCGACCTTGCTGGATCAGAACGAATTGATAAATCAG GAAGTGAAGGTCACATGATTGAGGAAGCCAAGTTCATCAATCTCTCATTAACTTCCTTAGGAAAGTGCATTAATGCACTAGCAGAAAACAGTCCGCATATACCGACAAGAGATTCAAAGCTTACAAGGATACTCCGTGATTCATTTGGAG GGACCTCTAGGACTTCTCTTGTTGTGACAATAGGTCCATCTTCTAGGCATTACTCAGAAACTTCAAGCACGATTATGTTTGGGCAGAGG GCAATGAAAGTAGTGAATACAATAAAGTTGAAGGAAGAGGCCGATTACGAAATTCTTTACAAGAAGATGGAGCGTGAGGTTGACCAACTCACATCAGAGATGGAGAGACAACAAAAGCTCATAAAAAGTGAGAAGATGCAGTTGGATAAAAAGTTCAAAGAATCTGAGAGGTCCTTCCATGATTTAAGAATGACCTCCAACATACGAATCGAG AATCTGGAGAAGGAAAAGTGTCAATTGGAATCTACAGTCAAAACTTTGATGCGGGACTTAGAGGAAGAGAAAGGTCAAAAGAATCTGTTATCTGAACAGATCGCTGAGCTTGAAAAATTGCTCAACAAAAACAAG cagcagcaacagcttgAGAACCTCTCACGAACGAAAATTCTTACTGATACAACCAAAGAGCATGAGAAGGAAATGGAGGAATTGCTGAGGCAACTTCAGGAAGAAAGGCATTGTTCGTCAAGCTTGAAAGACCGTATGAGCGTGCTACAACAGGAACTGTGTGATGCTCAGAGTTCTGCCCAG TTGCAGGAAAGCATGGCCCGTGAATTGGAAAAGAAATTAACCAAAGTGACTGAAGAACTTACAAGTCAAGTACAATCATTAAAAGAAAAAATCAGCGGACTCATTTCAGAGAAG GAAGTGATATATGAAGAGCTGAAGTCTACTCAAGAAAAGGTGCAGCAGGAAATGTGGCAGAGGCAGGGCCTTGAAGATCAAATCCGAAGGTTGGAACGGTCCACATCTGATAATTATGCTGAAGAG TCTAAAACATCATATGGTATGGTTAGATCTGGATCTGGATTAGGCAATGCAGCTTTTGTGTCCAAATCAGGAAAAATAAGAGAGGCTCTATCTGGTCAGAGGGGTACCATATCAAAGATATTTGAAGAAG TTGGTCTTCCAAACGTGCTTGCTCTGTTGAAGTCTGAGGATCTAGATGTGCAGATCCATGCTGTCAAGGTGGTTGCTAATCTTGCTGCTGAAG ATATCAATCAGGAAAGAATTGTTGAGGAAGGAGGACTCGATGCTCTTCTATCCGTTCTAGAAACATCGGAAAACACCACTATTCATCGAGTCACAGCTGGAGCTGTTGCTAACTTGGCAATGAATG GATCAAACCAGGGAGTGATTATGAACAAAGGTGGAGCTCGATTATTAgcaaatgtttcttccaaaacTGAGGATCCTCAAACTTTGCGGATGGTGGCTGGTGCGATTGCCAATTTATGTGGGAATG AAAAGTTGCACTTGATGTTGAAACAAGATGGTGGAATAAAAGCACTACTAGGAATGGTTCGCAGTGGACATGCTGATGTCATAGCCCAGATAGCACGAGGAATAGCAAACTTTGCAAAATGTGAATCACGGGTGATAAGCCAAG GTCACAGGAAAGGAAGGTCCCTTCTCATTGAAGACGGTGTTCTTACTTGGATGGTGGCCAATTCAACTAGATTTTCTGCTTCAACAAGAAGACACATTGAGCTTGCCTTTTGCCATCTAGCTCAGAACG AAGACAACACATGTGATATCATTGCTTCTGGGGGAATCAAGGAGCTGCTTCGCATATCAAGAGAGTCCCCGAGAGACGATACACGTAATTTAGCTAAGAAGGCTTTAGATTCAAATCCAGCATTTCTAAGAGAGATCCAATGA